The genome window GGGAGTGAAGCCGGGAGTGCTCCTTCGGTCGGGCTCCGCCCTCCCTGCGGAGCACGCCCGCTCGTTGCCCATCGACCCCCTTGGAGATATGCTTAGCCCTACATAAAGAAGACTGGCCGTGTAAACCATGTATGCGGTTTATTGTGTAAACCATGAATGGATTGCACAAGGCCAGCACAAGGCTTCCAGTAGATCTCTATCACTCCCCCCTGGAAGGGGAGTCGCAGAAGCCGAGCCGCAGGCGAAGGCTGATGCGGTGGGGGGCGGCGCCGCGCCACCTGGCTGCGGCCCCGAGCTACCGTCCGGTAGAGTCCATCTCCTCCACGACAGCGTGGTAGCGATTGGTTCTCAGGCCAGCCAGGTGCTGCCGCCGGCCGCTGGGCCATTGGATGGTGGCTTCCACTCGATCGGGGCCGGCTTCCCCCAACCCGAAGATCAGGCGCTTGTCATGGGAGGCCAGGAAGCTCCCCCCTCCGGTCAGCCATCGGACGCTCTTGCGTTCCCCCCAGTCGATCTCCACCCGGGCGCCGATGGCGTCCCGGTTGCTTCGGGTTCCCTCCAGCCGGAAACCGATCCAGGTCGAGTCCTGGCCCCGGTTGTTGCGTAGCAGCAGCGGGCGCCGGTTGAGCCGGACCAGCAGCGCGTCGGAATCGCCGTCGTCGTCGAAGTCCCCGGTGGCCAGGCCGCGAGCCGCATGCCCGGTCCTGAAGACCGGACCCGCCCGCTCCGCCAGATCCTGGAGCTTCCCCCGGCCGTCATTGCCCAGCAGCAGGGGAAGCTGCAGGTAGGTGATGTCCCTGCGGGCCAGCTCGATCGTCCGGGTGACATGACCGTTGACGATGAACAGGTCCTGGTGACTGTCGTTGTCGTAGTCGATGAAGCGAACCCCCCATCCCACGTAGGGCACGGTGAACCGGGTGAGCCCCGAACTCCGTGAGAGCTCGCGGTAGGGAAATCTTCCGCCGTTGCGATAGAGGGCGTGAAACTCGTCGTGAAAATTGGTGACCACGAAATCGGGGTTCCCGTCCCCGTCGAAGTCTCCGGCGTCGATGCCCATGCCCGACCGGGCCACCCCTTCTGAGTTGAAGGCCATGTCGGCCTCGAATCCCACTTCCCGGAAAGTTCCGTTCTGCTTGTTGAGCAGCAGCAGGTTGGGGGTGGCGTCTCCCGCGACCAACAGGTCCTGCCACCCGTCGCCGTCGGCATCGATGCTCACCACTCCGAAGGCCCGGCTCTTGTGCCGGTCAATCCCCGAGGCCTCGCTGACGTCGTCAAAGGCGCCGTCGCCCCGGTTGCGGAACAGCCTGGACCGGCTGGGAGTGTAGGACTTCTGATCGCAATAGGCGGGGATTCCCTTGTGATCACAGGTGATGGGATTGGCGAACGACAGCTCGGCGTAGTTGCACACGAACAGGTCCAGCAGGCCGTCACGGTCATAGTCGATCCAGGCCGCACTGGCTCCCCAGCGTTCCGGATTTCCGACACCCGCACTTTCCGTTGCATTCTCGAAGGTGCCGTCGCCGTTGTTGCGAAACAGCGTCGAGGATGGAAACCCGGTGACGTAGAGATCCTGATCGCCGTCATTGTCGTAGTCGGCGGCCGCCGCGCCCATGCCGTAGAAGCCGACCTGTCCCACCCCCGCGCCTTCCGCCACCTCCTCGAACCTGCCCTCTCCCAGATTGCGATAGAGCGCATTGCGCACCGGGGCCGGGCTCTTGCCCCTCGGCGTCTCGCCTCCGTTGACCAGGTAGATGTCCAGCAGTCCGTCGCCGTCGAAATCCAGGAAGGCCGCTCCTCCGCAGGAGGTTTCAATCAGGAAGCGGTCCGGGGATTCGCCGTTGAAGTGCTTCCAGGCAATGCCGGCAAAACCGGTCACATCGGTGAAGACGGGGGTCTCGGCTGGTACACCGCCCGGCCCGGCCCGGCCCGGCGGAATCAGGGAAAGGGCTCCCAGGATCCCAAGCAGCAGCCCCATCCAGGGCAGACGGGACCGGGTAACGATGCGACTATGGCAAGACAGGGTCAAGGGAGTTTGCCCCCAGGTGGGTCCCATGTAGCAAAGCCGGAGGGCACGCTTTCACATAGGCCGGGCCCCCGCTCTGGCAGACGGTTTATTCAGAAGAAAAACAGCCAACCGCCAATTAAGACGAACCACGAATGAACACGAATAATCACGAATACAGATGGACTGCCTTCAACGACAAGCGATACTAAAATGCTTCTCCAATTTTGTTACTTTGGTATCCCTTGAGCACAAACGTCACAATTTGTGTTTTGTGCCTTTTGTGGCCATTCCCGATAAACGTCCCGCTGCCGGGTTTTGCAAATGGCTCAACTCATCAATCAGTCTATTGGTGCTCATTCGTGTCCATTCGTGGTTCGTCGTTCCCCTTCGTGGATTGCTCTTTTTGTCCGTCGTGGATAGCTCTTCAATCGCTTCACGCAAGAAGCGTTTGGCAGGAAGGACGCGCAACGACATGGCCTTGGCGCCATGACCGGAGGCTGGGCGTCGCAAGGGCACCAGAATTTAACAGGAAATTATACCAGCAAGGGAGGGAGCCCAATCCGAGGGCCGGTCGGGCCGGAGCTTTCAAGACGCAGGCAGGGGGGCCGGGCTCACGGGGACCGTCTGTTGTTCCCGTTCCTGCCTGACCTCGGCCTCCAGCCAGGAAAGGACGCGACTCAACTTCTCCATGCCCTCCCGAATCTGGCCGGCGGTGACAATCAGAGGCGGGGCGATCATCAGCAGATTGGCCCGAGCCAGCAGGTGCAACCCCTCCGCCCAGGCACGACGGCGAATGCGGATGGGCAGCTGGGCATCCACAACCGGCGGAGCCAGCGGCTGCTTCGTAGCCCGGTCGGTCACCAGCTCGAGGCAGGCCAGCAGCCCCTTGCCCCGGACGTCGCCGATAATGGAGTGCTTTCGCTTGAGGGCCTGCAATCCCTCCATCAGCACTCGACCCATCCCTTGGGCATTGTCCACGCAGCCTTCCTCTCGATAGGCTACCAGACAGGCTCGGGCGGCAGCGGTGGCCAGCGGGCTGCCCGCATAGGTGCTGCCGATGGGAAGCATCCGACTCTCGAAATGGCGGCTGATGTGGGGACGAACCACCACCGCCCCCATGGGGACATAGCCGGAGGTGATCCCCTTGGCCATGACCATGATGTCGGGAACCACCGAGTCGTGGTTGACGCCGAACCAGGCACCGGTGCGTCCGAAGCCGGTGATGACCTCGTCGGCGATCAGCAGGATCCCGTGGCGGTCGCAGAGATCCCGCAGACCGGCCAGGTAGCCCTCCGGAAGGGGAAATCCGCCGGCGGCCCCGGTGAACGGCTCCACGATCACCGCGGCCACGGTAGCGGGGTTTTCCAGCTCGATCTGGCTCTCCAGGGCCTTGAGACAGTGAATGCCGCAGTCGGGGTTGCTGAGCCCGAAATCACAGCGGTAGCAGTAGGGGTCGAAAAAGCGTACGGACCCTGGCGGCCCGGGCTCCACCGCCATGCGCCGGGGATCCCCGGCCGTGCCCAGGGTCGCGAAGGTCGTCCCGTGGTAGCTGCGGTACTTGGCAAAGATCTTGGGCCGGCCGGTCACCATGCGGGCCATGATGAAGGCCAGTTCGTTGGCCTCGCTGCCGCTATTGACGAACATGCACTTGTCGAGGTCGCCCGGAACCAGAGCGGTCAGTTCGTCCGACAGCAGCGACCTTTCGGCGGTCAGGAGCTGGGGGGAGATGCAGCAGGCCTGTTCGGCCTGCCTCTTGATGGCCTCGGTGACCCGGCGGTTACCGTGGCCCAGGTTGCAGTTGAACAACTGGGAGAGGAAGTCGAGGTAGCGCCGGCCCTGCCGGTCCCGGAAGTAGACTCCTTCGGCCCCGGCAAACTCCAGCACCGGATCCTCGCACTCCTGGACTGTCCAGGGAATAAAGATATGCTGGCGGTCGGCTGGCATTTTTTGATTCGGCGGCACTCCATCCGGGAACCGGCCGGGTCGCCGGCGGAGCCCCACTCCGCCGGCGACCGCAGCCGATGCCGCCCTTTCAGGTCACTGCAGCTCCACTCCTTAGCCGGCCGGAGCCCGGAGCCATCAGACCTCCAGGTTGTACCCCTGCTCCTCGTGGAGAGAGATATCCAATCCCTCGGTCTCCACCTCTTCGGAGGCTCGCAGGCCGATGATCCCATCCACCACCTTCAGGAGGATGAAGGAGATCACGCCGCTGTAGACCAGGGTAACCACCACGCCGATGACCTGGACTCCGAACTGGGAACCGATGGTCATGCCTTCGGCGAGACCCTGCCCGCCCAGACTTTCGGCGACAAAGACTCCGGTCAAGAGGGCTCCCACGATTCCGCCGACGCCGTGGACACCAAAGACGTCCAGGGAATCATCGTATCCCAGCTTGTACTTGAGGATGGTGGAGGCCCAGAAACAGCAGGCCCCGGCCGCGATCCCGATGACGATGGCTCCGAGAGGCCCCACGCTGCCGGAGGCGGGCGTGATCGCCACCAGGCCGGCCACGGCGGCGGTGACGATTCCCAGCACGCTGGGTTTGCCGTTCCTGACCCACTCGATCAACATCCAGGTGAGGGCAGCGGCTCCGGTGCACACCTGGGTGACCAGCATGGCCATGCCGGCGGCGCCGTCGGCGGCCAATGCGCTGCCGGCATTGAAGCCGAACCAGCCCACCCACAGCATGGAGGCCCCCACCACCGTCAGGGTCATGCTGTGCGGCGGCATGGGAGCCGTGGGATAACCGCGCCTCTTGCCGATCAGGATGGCTGCAACCAGTGCCGCGATGCCGGCATTGATATGGACCACGGTGCCCCCGGCGAAATCGAGAATGCCCAGCTCGCCGAAGAAGGAACCGTCACCGGCCCAGGTCATGTGGCAGATAGGGGCATAGACCAGCAGGGACCAGGCCGCCATGAAGACCACCATGGCCGAAAACTTCATGCGTTCGGCAAATGCCCCCACCATCAGGGCAGGCGTGATGATGGCAAAAGTCATCTGAAAGGTGAGAAACACCGTTTCCGGAATGGTGCCGCTCAGGCTGTCGGCGGTAATGCCACTGGCAAAGGCCTTGGAAAAACCTCCAACGAAGGAATGGATGTTGGTCACTCCCGCCTGCATGCCGGTGGTGTCGAAAGCCAGGCTGTAGCCGAACAAGACCCAGAGTATGGTGATCAGGGCTGTAAGCGCAAAGCACTGCATCAGCACGGAGAGGACGTTCTTGGCCCGGACCAGGCCGCCGTAGAACAAGGCAAGTCCGGGAATATTCATGAAAAGCACCAAAGCCGTCGCGGTCAGCAGCCAGGCGGTGTCTCCGGAGTCGAGTTGCGGGTGGGCGTCGGCAAGCGCCAAGGAAGGCATTCCGAAAACCAGCGCCAGCACCGACGCCAACGTAAACCGAAGCCGCCGCAGGCCTGGCCTGCAGCCAACCGATGATCTTTGAATAGGTAGCATGGTAGGTCTAACTCCTCAGTGGATTAGTTTGAAACCAAATTCTCGGCCCATGGGGCTTCGAATTCGAAAACTAAAGGGATGGATGGGGAGGCCGCTGTGAGGCGGTGAGTTCTTGCGAGTGGCCAGCGTTTGTATACTACAGAAACGCTCCTGCTTCAAACGAATTGTTGGCCAAAAACCCGGATTTGGCGGGGCAAACCCTTCTCTACCCGATTCTGCGGTTGGGCTACCTCATTGGGGACCTGATTTCAACCGGAAGCCCCTAAGGCAGGCGGGAAACCGGCTTGAAAGGGGAAGTTTGAAGGAGGAAGTTTGAAGGGGGAAGTTTGAAGGGGGCGGCGCAGGCGGGAAACCGGAGGAGGGCTACGACCAGTCTTGCCGGTTCGGACTTTCCCTAACCCATCTGGAAGGCGCGGGCCCGAAACAGGAAATCGACGATGTTGCCTTCATGGGGTTGATGCCAGTTGAGGCGAATGGTGGGAACCGGGCCCAGATTGAGACGGTCGATGTTGCGGGCATCCACCAGAGCCCGCCGAAAGGACTCGTCTCGGGTGATCCCGCTGGCCACCAGGGTGGGACCGATGGAGTCGATCATCTTGGCCTGTGGACAGCGCACCACCGAGACGAAGGGGTACATGTACTCCTTGCCGGCCAAGCCGGCTTCGGGCGACTGGCAGTGCACCACCGTGGGCCGAAGGTAGTCGCACCGCTGCCGGCGGACCAGGCGGTCCCCCTCCCTGAACCTGCGGGTCACTTCCTCGACCCCCTCCTGCTGCAGCCCGGCATCGATGTCGTTTGAGATGGCTTCCGCCTGCCCGGGTACCGTGAAGGCGGCCAGCGCGGCCCTGTCATCCTGGGGCGGCAGCGGTTCGATCGGCCCCAGCCGGCGAGCCAGGGCTTCCGCGATTTCCTCCGTGTGGCGGGAGGCCCAGATGCCCGAGCAATTGATGCAGCTCCGGCCGCTGTTGATCAGAACGCTGTCCACCAACAGGTCCAGGACCTCTTCCCAGTCGTCGACCTGGTCGTCGCCGATCAGGATCTTGCTGAATCCGGGACCGTGGACTTGTACCGCCGGATTGGCCTTGTACCGCTCCACCGTGGGTGTCCCGCCGAAAATCAGACTTCTGGGACAGTGGCCGACCACGGCGGCTCCCACCTCCCCGCCACCGGGATAGAGCGCGATGGCCTGTTTGGGGATCCCCGCCTGAAAGAAGGCCTGGGCCATGCGCCAGGGCGTCCAGGGCTCCTGGGGACCGGGCTTCAGAACCAGACCGATCTGAAGCGGGATGACCGGGAGCCAAAGGCTGTGGACACCGGGGGAATTGGAGGGCAGCACCATGCCCAGTACCGGAGTGTTGGCCTGGTAGCTGCGCATCAATCCATCTTCTTCTCCATATCCTCGACCCAGAAGATCCAGATCCAGGCCCCGCGTCAGTGAGCGCAGGATATTCCCGATCTCGTCCAGGACATACCTGAGCTTGGCCATGTTCATGCGGCACATGTGCTCCGGAAGGCCCGTGGTCGCCGACTGTTGGCGGACAAACTCCTCGGGAGTCTGAGTCCCTTCTCCCAGGGGCAGCTCGGCCGAGGAAAAGAGGCTGCCGGCCTTTTGGATCCGGGTCAGAAGCTCCTCGGATGGGATCTCGCGCAAGACCTGGCGCGCCCGCTCCGCACGCCGCATGTCCCTGGCCACCAGACCGGGATTGGCCTGGCTGACCTCGGCTACCGGCTCTCCGGTGGCGAAGTGGACCACCTTCTCGACTTCCAGGCTCTTGTATGGCTCTCCCCAGCGCAGGACCGGAAAGTGAATCACGTCATCCTCCATTCCATCCCCGGCGCCGCCCCACCCTTCCCTCCGGCGGTCCCGCGGGCGCCTGACTCAATAAACCCCCACCGTGGTGGCGGTGGCGAACCGGCTATAGGGCCGCAGCCCGCTCACCCCATCCCAGGAGTAGGCCTCGCAGGGCGGCTCGCGTTCTCCCTCGTCCCGTTCCAGAAACCGGGGCAGGAAGAACTCCCTGGTCAGTGTGGTCAGCATGACGCGGCCAGTCTCACCGTAGTCCACCTGCCGCGACGTGTCGTCGAAATCCACCAACTGGATCACCGCCCTGGGCTGAGGCGGGTAGTAGGTAATCTTGTAGCCGTTCTCGGGACCGCTGGGCCCACTGGCGGCCAACCCCATCAGCGTATTGCCGTAGGTGGGAGTCAGGTAGACGCTTCCCAGCAGCTCCTCTCTGGCGAAGCGGTGCCACTGGGGAGTGAACTCGGTGCCTCCCGAAAATATCCCCTTGATTCCGGACTCCTCCAGGCTGGAATTCTCCTCCTCCAGGCGGTTGGCCAAGGCCTCCAGAAGCTTGGGCGTGGTGAACAGGCACTGGATATCGTGCCCGGCCCCCAGGAGGTTTATGGCCTGGTCGATGACATGGTCCTGGTAGGCCTTGAGATGATCCATCCATCCCTTGTTGATCAGCTTGATCACCCAGCGCGGGTCCAGGTCCACGCAGAAACAGATGCCCCCGCGGTAGTGGGCCAGATGCTCGACGGCCAACCTCAGGCGGCGAGGGCCGCTGGGACCCAGCATCAGCCAGTTGGAGCCTCTGGGAAAATACTCCTCCGGAAGGGTCTCGGAAAAAAGCTCGTAGTCGATGCGAAAATCTTCGATGTTGATCCGGCTCTTGGGAATACCGGTGGTGCCGCCGGTTTCAAAGACATAGACGGGACGGTCGGCCAGGGCCTTGGGCACCCAGCGGCGCACCGGGCCCCCTCGTAGCCACTCGTCCTGAAAATGCCCGAACCGGACCAGGTCGGAAAAGCCGCGCACTTCCCGGCGGGGGTCCCAACCGGCTGAAGATGCCCACTCCAACCAGAACGGACAGCCGGTGGCGGGATCGAAGTGCCATTGCACCATCTCCACCACGTGGGCATCCAGTCGTCTCCGGGACTCCTCGATTTTTTCACGGTCGGATTCACCGGTGACCATGCTCATGAGCCTGTTCGGGGGTTCAACGAAACTGCTTCGGACCCTGGCAGTGCAGCCACTGGGTCTTCCAATGCGGGCGCCGTCCCTCTACCGATGCCGGCGGAAGGCGGATTATAGCCCAACTCGGACGAAAACGGCATCTTTCGGGATGGACGGGATGAATTTCCGGGAGATCCTGTTTATTCTGTCTGTCGAGCTTGATGCAAGATTCGCAGCGGCGCAGGTCATCTTGCCGGCAAACCCGAGCTTCTGCCTGTTTCAATATCAGGTGCGACCGGATGAACAATGATGCCTAACCACAAAACGCACAAAAGGCACCATTGGTGTTTTTGTGCCTTTTGTGGCTATTCCCGGTTAACGTCCCGCTGCCGAATTTTGCTAAAGGCCTTGTCTTGCCTTACCCGAAACAAACGCTGGCGCCTGGTGGCTGGAAACCAGTTCAAAGTCGGGCATGGGCAGATTCTTGATTCACATCGATGCACAGGATGCACAGGATTTTTTCAGCATTAGCTTCTTATTCCGGGAATCCGCAAAATCGCACCGGATCATCGCCTGAGCCGGCTTCTCGTGCAGGAAGCTCTCATCCTGTTAATCCTGTGCATCCTGTGCATCGATGTTCAATCATCTTGTTCCCGACAGGCCATGAACTTCTCTTGTTTCACTCTCGGATGATCCGCCCACCAGAGCGGGGGTGGCACTTGTTTCTATTTCATGGAGGACCTCAATGACCTCGTTCCCCTTGCCTCAACCCGATGCTGTCCAGCCGGTCAGGGCACTCACTCTCGAATACTACTCCGAAGGTCCGGTGATCGATTTGGAGGGCAACCTCTATTTTTCCCACGGAACTTCGATTTCCAGGATGGCCCCCGGCGGCGAGCCCATGGTCTGGGCCACCTGTGCGGCCCCCAACGGCCACAAGATCCTGGCCAATGGAGAACACCTGGTCTGTGACGGCACGGAGCACGGTGTGCTGCGGTTCGATCCGGAGGGAGGCCGGCTGGGTCGGGCCGCCGGGGGACGCTGCCAGGACCTGGAGATCGACGGCCCCAACGACATCTGCCTGCACCCCGGAGAGGGGTTCTACTTCACTGACTGCCTGCCCGGGAAGGGCGCCGTCATCTTCGTGGACCTGGAGGGAAGGCAGACCGTGGTGGCCCGGGACATGGACACCCCCAACGGCATTGCGCTGTCGGCCGACGCTCGAAGCCTGTTCGTCTCCGAAAGCCTCCCCAACCGGGTGATCCTCATTCCCCTTGCCGGGCCGGGCCGGGCCGCGGGACCTCCCCGGGTCTTCGCCGACCTTCCCCGCCATCCCGACGGCGAAGAGGGTGGCAAGAATCTGCCGGACGGCATGGCCCTGGACCGGGACAAGCGTCTCTGGGTCGCCCACTACGGAATGGCGACGGTGCAGGTGCTGTCTCCCGAGGGACGGCTGCTGGCCAGCTACGACACCGGCATGCGCTGCACCAGCAACATCTGCTTCGCCGGCCCCGACCTGGCCACCGCCTTCGTCACCGGCGGCGACGGGGAACCCAGCCCCGGCGGCCTGGTTCGTCTGGATGTGGGCGTTCCGGGATTGCCAATTCTTCCCGCCGGAAGGTAGAGGAATTCAGTCGAAACAACATCGGCGGACGGGTCAAGTATTGTGAGGTCAGGATTTTCGATTGTTGATTGCAGATTTGAGGCAGAATCGATCGTCCTTGCTCCCCAATCAGATATCAAGAATCATCAGAGCCTTTTGCAAATTTCGGCAGGGGGACGTTTGCCGGGAATGGCCACAAAAGACACAAATCCCAATTTATGACTTTTGTGCTTTTTGTGGCTAGACATCATTTTTCACCAGGTCGCACCCGATGCGGTATTGGACGAATCGACAATTGACAGCACCGGAGGCGATGGTAGTCTGTAAGACTCAGACGAAAAACAACGATTTCAGGAAGGCACGTCCAGAGGGCACGATGCGCAAGGGATTTTCTTTAATCGAGTTGCTGATCGTGGTGGCGATTATCCTGATCATCGCCGCCATAGCGGTCCCGAACCTCCTCAGGGCGAGGCGTTCGGCCAACGAAGCCTCCGCTACCGCTTCCATGAGAACGATCGGTACCGGCCAGCTCATGTACCGGTCCACCCACGGCACCTTCACCAACCTGGCGGGTCTGGCGGAGGACGGCGTGATCCCCTCCGATCTGGGATCGGGGACCAAGAGCGGCTACAAATTCACCAGCGAACCGGGCGACAACCCGGCTCAGCAGTTCACCGTAACCGGGGTTCCCGAAATCGCCGAAGGGGCCACCGCTACCGGAACCAGGACCTTCTTTACCGACGAAACGCAGGTGATCCGGTTCGCCATCGGATCCGAAGCCAACGCTGCCAGTACGCCTGTCGGGAATTAGCGAACAGCGGCCAGCGGCCCACGCATCAGCCTTCTACCCGCTTCTTGGACGCCGTCTCCATGGGGGAATGATGGGCAGGTCTGTAAGCCGAATTCTGTTCCCTCGTAGAGGGCAACGGTCATTCCTCTAGCCCGGGAGTTGCCTCCCGGATCCAGCATTCTACCCGGATGTCAAGCGGCGCGGGTCACGCCTCCATCCCTATTTGAACTTGCTCCATGTGGGGTTTGCCAGGCATGCCCGTTGCCGGGCACCCGGTGCGCTCTTACCGCACCATTTCACCCTTACCCCTTGCGGGGCGGTATCTTTTCTGTTGCACTTTCCGTACCCATGGAGAAACTCCATGAGCCCCCCGTATTACGGGGCACACTGCCCTGTGGAGTTCGGACTTTCCTCCCGCCCAATGCGCTGGCATTGAACCGGCGACCGTTCGACCTGCCCGACGGCATTTTAGCCCGCATTTCCCCCCAGGTCGCTACCGAAACCATCAGAGACTGTTTATTTTCAGCAGCATATTGGTCCTGTCTTGTGGTCAATCGGAAACAGACTGCGTTGGGCATGCCCCGGCGTGTCCTATTCCCTCCAGCGGGAACACGCTCTCCCGACCGAAGCGACCGCTTTGCTCTTCGCTCGCAAGCGCGCGCTGGAGAAAATCCGGTACCTTGATCATGTTCGCTTATCCGAAACAAACGAAAAAGAGTAATCCACTAAGTTACACGAAGGAATACCAAGGGCAACGAAGGGATTTTCAAATCGGGATTCAAGGAGACCATCCAGCCACTTCGGTTGCACTGACTCTTCCTTGAAGGGTAATCGTGACGAAAGCGGCTCCCACGACGTCGTGATATCAATGTCACGATATCGCAGCAGCGTTCGGGTGCCGTTGGTCATTGAATCAGGCCCATCCCAATCCCTGTTCAATCGTGTCCATTGGTGGTTCTTCTTCAAGAAGGCGCTGGCCGGATCAATCGAGCCCGGCAGCGGAATCAGGCCAGGGAGGCGAACCCTCTCCGCTCCAGTCCAGCGGCAGCAGGGACTGTCGCCACAGTCCCGGCTCCAGCAGCGGCCCGGCCGAGGGAGGCTTTCTCCCGAGTTGGTGCCGGTCGCACAACCGGCGGATGAGATCGGAAATCCGCTTGCGATAGATCTTCAGTCTGCCCTGTGGCGGCCCGTAGAGATCCCGGTAGACCGGCACCAGCTCCGGAAATTGCTCCCGCAGAAAGGGCACCCAGACTTTCTCGATGGAGGAGGTGACAAACAGGACCCTGGCAGCCAGATAGACTGCGCCCCGGCGCTTGACGCCGCGTACCAGGGCTTCCAGGTCTGCCGGTCGGTCGGTAATCCGGGGAAGCACCGGCATGACCAGCACCCCTGTGCTCATACCCACCCTTGACAGCTCCTCGAGGGCGAGTAGCCTCCGCCGGGGTGTAGCCGCCCGTGGTTCCAAGGCTCTGGCCAATTGGGTGGAGAGGGTTGTGAGAGTGATATTGAGGTGCACCTCATTGCGGGAGGCAATTTCCTTCCACAATTCCAGGTCCCGCAGGACCAGGTCGGACTTGGTGGTCAGTGATATCCGGAGCCCGCGCCACTCGGCCAGCCTCTCCAGAATCGCCCGGGTCAGCTTGAAGCGCCTTTCAGCCGGCTGATAGGGATCGGTGGCGGTGCCAATGGCAATGGGCCGGTCTCGCAGCCGGGCCGACAACAGGTCCTTCTCCAGAACGGCATCCCCGTTACGCTTGGCATAGATCTCGGACTCGAACTGGCCTGCCTCCTCCCGGCCCATGTATTCGTGAGTATAGCGAGCGTAACAGTACTTGCAGCCGAACTCGCAGCCCCGGTAGGGATTGATGGTCCAGTAGAACGGCATTTCCGGATTCGAGCAACGGTTCAGCACCGATTTGACCTCGATGGACATATAGCGTGCACGCCGCTTGCGCACCAATTGGGTGCTCTCCGCCGCCAGCCGGGCGATCCCCACCAGTTTTCCGGGCTCCTTGAGCATAGCTATATATTCGCTTTTTATTCGCCCTTTGTCAAGTTTTGTTGAATCCTGCAGCCAAGAAGAAATGAGTGATCCACCCAGGAACACGAAGGACTACCAGGGGGCACTAGGGAGTTGGTGGAGGCTGGGGAGGGAAACGCCAAGGATCGGGAAGGGGATCCAAGAAGAGCACAAAGGAGTCAAGAGAGTTATTCACGAGGGGTAAAGACGAACCACGAATGGACACGAATGAACACCAATGAACGGATTGATGGGTTGAGCCTCTTGCAAAATTCGGGAGCGGGACGTTTATCGGGAATGGCCACAAAAGGCACAAAAACACCATTTGTGCCTTTTGTGCTTTTTGTGGTTAGGCAGCATTCTCACCAGGTCGCACCCGATATCGAAAAAGGCAGAACCTCGAGTTTGCCGGCAAGACGACCTGTCCCGCTACGAATTTTGCAAGAA of Acidobacteriota bacterium contains these proteins:
- a CDS encoding radical SAM protein, which translates into the protein MLKEPGKLVGIARLAAESTQLVRKRRARYMSIEVKSVLNRCSNPEMPFYWTINPYRGCEFGCKYCYARYTHEYMGREEAGQFESEIYAKRNGDAVLEKDLLSARLRDRPIAIGTATDPYQPAERRFKLTRAILERLAEWRGLRISLTTKSDLVLRDLELWKEIASRNEVHLNITLTTLSTQLARALEPRAATPRRRLLALEELSRVGMSTGVLVMPVLPRITDRPADLEALVRGVKRRGAVYLAARVLFVTSSIEKVWVPFLREQFPELVPVYRDLYGPPQGRLKIYRKRISDLIRRLCDRHQLGRKPPSAGPLLEPGLWRQSLLPLDWSGEGSPPWPDSAAGLD